The Pseudonocardia sp. HH130630-07 DNA window TCCAGCACCCACTGGGTGAACGGCTCGCAGACGACCGGCCAGCCGTCGCGCAGCCCGAAGCGCTCCTCGAGCGCGGCGCGGTCGGAGTCGGCGGTGGCCGGGGTGATCCGGTCGACCATCGAGTTCGGGAAGGTGACGTTCTCCGCCACCCAGGCGCCGAGCCCGGCGTCGCGCAGCTGGGCGACGCCGGTGAACACCCGGCGCGCGGTGTCGCCGTTGCCCTGCATGTTGTCGCAGCTCATGATCGTGAGCGGGCCGGTGCCGCGGTCCCGCCGGCGGGCGAGCGCCTCGACGACGAGCCCGAACGCGCCCGACGGCGCCCGCCCGGCGGCCATCGCGTCGAGGTCGTCCCCGACGCCGGGGAACTCCGGGTCGAACTCGCCGGTCTTCTGGTCGATCGCGTAGCCGCCCTCGGTGATCGTCAGCGAGACGATCCGGGTGTCCGGGTGCGCGATCCGCTCGACGACGGCCTCGGGGTCGTCCGGAGCGAACAGGTAGTCGACCAGCGACCCCACCACCCGCGGCGCCAGCGAGCCGTCGGCCTCCTTGCGGACCAGGGTGTAGAGCCCGTCCTGGGCGGCCAGCACGTCGCGCATCCGCGCATCCGACGGCAGCACGCCGATCCCGCAGATCCCCCACTCACGGCCCTCGCCGGCCGTCAGCAGCGAGTCGACGTACATGGCGAGGTGGGCGCGGTGGAACCCGCCGACCCCGATGTGGACGATGCCGGTCCGCACGCCGGCGCGGTCGTATCCCGGGACGTCCACCCCGTCCACGCCCTCGGTCCAGATCGCGTTCTCGTCCAGCGAGCGCATGGCGGCCTCTCCCCCGTTCGACTCGGTCGCCACGGGACCCTACAGCGCGTCCCAGGGCGCACGCGTAGTCCGGCGCCCGTTACCGCAGCGAACTGAACGGCGCACCGGAGAAGACGCACCACACCCTCGTGAACTGGGCGTTATGCGTTCGTTGTTTGCGACGATCGCAAGTCCAGCACTAGCGTCCCACTTCATGTCCGATCTGCGGCCGGCGCCACCGGGAGACGAGGCGATCGCCTCGCGGGTGCGTCAGCTGCTGGAACGGGACGGCTGGACCCAGCGCCGCTTCGCCGCGGCGATCGGGCTGGAGGAGACCAAGCTGTCCAAGGCGCTGGCCGGCCGCCGCCGGTTCGCCGCCGGCGAGCTGCTCGCCATCGCCGACGTCACCGGGGAGACGGTCAACCGGCTGTTGCACGGCCGTGACGACGCGCGCACCCACACCGCCGTCCCGGTCGGCCGGGCCGCGACCCGGGAGCAGCCCGCGGGCAGCAGGGGTTCCCGGGAGACCCGCCGCCGCATCCTGGACGCGGCCTGGGTGCTGATCGCCGACCGCGGCTACCACCGGGTGCGGACCGCCGACGTCGCGCACGCCTGCGGGACCAGCCCGGCGGCGATCCACTACCACTTCCCGAGCCGCTCGGAACTGCTCGACGAGGCGCTGCGGCACAACGTCAAGCTCGCCTTCGACCGGCAGGTCGCCGCGCTCGGTGAGATCGCCGACCCGCACCGGAGGCTGCTGCGGCTGATCGACCTGCAGCTGCCCGACGGCGAGCTGCTCCGCCGCGAGTGGTCGATCTGGATCCAGGTCTGGGCGGAGTCGGCCATCGACCCGTCGCGCCGCGAGCTGTACTGGGACTCCTACGACCGCTGGTTCCGCAGCGTCACCATGACGCTCACCGACGGCGCCGGGACCGGCGTCTTCGTCCGCGGGGCCGCCGACCTCGCCCGCCCGCTCACCGCACTCGTCGACGGCCTGGGGATCCAGGTCATGGCGGGGACGCCGGGCACCGGCCCGGACGGCATGCGGGCGGTCCTGCACGACTTCATCGACCGGGCCGTGCTCGCGTGCCCGGACACCACGACCAACCGGACGGAGAACGGATGAACCGTGACGTCGTCATCACCTGCGCGGTGACCGGGGCCGGGGACACACCCGGCCGCAGCCCGCACGTGCCCGTGACCCCGGCCGCGATCGCCGCCGACGCGATCGCGGCGGCCCGCGCCGGCGCAGCCGTCGTGCACATCCACGTGCGCGACCCCGAGACCGGCGACCCCTCGCGCGCCGTCGAGCTCTACCGCGACACCGTCACCCGGATCCGCGACTCCGGCGTCGACGTCGTGCTGAACCTGACCGCCGGCATGGGCGGCGACCTGGTCATCGACGCCGAGGACCCGCTCAAGCCGGTCGACGGCACCGACCTGGTCAACGCGCTCGAACGGCTCCCGCACGTCGAGGAGCTGCTGCCCGACATCTGCACGCTGGACTGCGGCTCGCTCAACTTCGGCGAGGGCAACCAGCTCTACATCTCCACCCCGGACATGCTCCGCACGGGCGCGAAGCGGGTGCAGGAGCTCGGCGTGAAGCCGGAGCTGGAGATCTTCGACACCGGGCAGCTGTGGTTCGCCACGACGCTCGTCGACGAGGGCCTGATCGACGCCCCGCCACTGTTCCAGCTGTGCATGGGCATCCCCTACGGCGCCCCGGCCGATCCCGGCGTGCTGGCCGCGGAGGTGAACCTGCTGCCCGCGGGGGCCAACTTCGCCTCGTTCGCCATCGGCCGCAACCAGCTGCCGTGGGTCGCCCAGTCGATCCTGGCCGGCGGGCACGCCCGGGTCGGGCTGGAGGACAACCTGTACCTGTCCCGCGGGGTCAAGGCCACCAACGAGCAGCTCACCGAGCGTGCGGTGCAGATCGTCGAGAACCTCGGCGCCACGGTCGCCACGC harbors:
- a CDS encoding mannitol dehydrogenase family protein produces the protein MRSLDENAIWTEGVDGVDVPGYDRAGVRTGIVHIGVGGFHRAHLAMYVDSLLTAGEGREWGICGIGVLPSDARMRDVLAAQDGLYTLVRKEADGSLAPRVVGSLVDYLFAPDDPEAVVERIAHPDTRIVSLTITEGGYAIDQKTGEFDPEFPGVGDDLDAMAAGRAPSGAFGLVVEALARRRDRGTGPLTIMSCDNMQGNGDTARRVFTGVAQLRDAGLGAWVAENVTFPNSMVDRITPATADSDRAALEERFGLRDGWPVVCEPFTQWVLEDHFAAGRPEFERAGVQVVEDVVPYEFMKLRLLNATHQALGYLGYLAGHRYVHEVAQDPTFAAFLRGYMDAEATPTLRPVPGIDLDEYKDTLIRRFANPGVADTLMRINYGSSDRVSIFLLPVVREQLAAGGPVDRAAAVVAGWCRYAEGTDEQGGTVEQQDRLADELTPLARRERSEPLTFLRYRPVFGDLADDERFAGAFRRALESLYERGAAATVAELG
- a CDS encoding TetR/AcrR family transcriptional regulator; this encodes MSDLRPAPPGDEAIASRVRQLLERDGWTQRRFAAAIGLEETKLSKALAGRRRFAAGELLAIADVTGETVNRLLHGRDDARTHTAVPVGRAATREQPAGSRGSRETRRRILDAAWVLIADRGYHRVRTADVAHACGTSPAAIHYHFPSRSELLDEALRHNVKLAFDRQVAALGEIADPHRRLLRLIDLQLPDGELLRREWSIWIQVWAESAIDPSRRELYWDSYDRWFRSVTMTLTDGAGTGVFVRGAADLARPLTALVDGLGIQVMAGTPGTGPDGMRAVLHDFIDRAVLACPDTTTNRTENG
- a CDS encoding 3-keto-5-aminohexanoate cleavage protein, translating into MNRDVVITCAVTGAGDTPGRSPHVPVTPAAIAADAIAAARAGAAVVHIHVRDPETGDPSRAVELYRDTVTRIRDSGVDVVLNLTAGMGGDLVIDAEDPLKPVDGTDLVNALERLPHVEELLPDICTLDCGSLNFGEGNQLYISTPDMLRTGAKRVQELGVKPELEIFDTGQLWFATTLVDEGLIDAPPLFQLCMGIPYGAPADPGVLAAEVNLLPAGANFASFAIGRNQLPWVAQSILAGGHARVGLEDNLYLSRGVKATNEQLTERAVQIVENLGATVATPDRAREILGLKERAGA